Proteins encoded by one window of Candidatus Dojkabacteria bacterium:
- the def gene encoding peptide deformylase — MTKTLEIARMGEPVLRQKAQRVTQQELKTKEFQNFLDNLIDAMVDSDGVGIAAPQVFIGKRVFIMNRGNFKEGEILPAIVINPEFKPVSMEKAKGVEGCLSLPGLVGYVSRYKKIKIEYLDREGDKVSEIIKFPLARIYQHEHDHLEGVLWIDRALKDDIYYSDVFDKLVDSSR, encoded by the coding sequence ATGACAAAAACGTTGGAAATAGCCCGGATGGGGGAGCCTGTTTTAAGGCAGAAGGCTCAACGTGTAACTCAGCAAGAGCTAAAAACTAAAGAATTTCAAAATTTCCTGGATAATCTTATTGATGCAATGGTAGATTCAGACGGGGTAGGAATTGCCGCGCCGCAGGTTTTTATAGGTAAACGAGTTTTTATAATGAATCGTGGAAATTTTAAGGAAGGGGAGATTTTACCGGCGATTGTTATAAATCCTGAGTTTAAGCCCGTATCTATGGAAAAAGCCAAAGGCGTTGAGGGTTGTTTAAGTCTGCCCGGACTTGTGGGCTATGTTTCCAGATATAAAAAAATCAAAATTGAGTATTTGGATAGAGAGGGGGATAAAGTTTCCGAAATTATAAAGTTTCCACTTGCACGAATTTACCAGCATGAACATGATCATCTTGAAGGAGTTCTATGGATTGACCGTGCGTTAAAGGATGATATTTACTATTCCGACGTATTCGATAAATTGGTAGATAGTAGTAGGTAG
- a CDS encoding bifunctional glycosyltransferase family 2/GtrA family protein, producing MKLINIIISCLNEERRLIPTLEAYVEFLSQNKTKLSGFDIKLYIVNDGSIDHTAEVAKEFIQKHSLSAEVFTYKKNRGKGFGIKYGMLTSRDADLYYMADSDLSSPWETLIKLIESISESDYAIAIGSRYLKTSDTDNTLVRKLFSRISWFLTFFILGLNYNDTQCGYKLFTRSALSVFKYQTINRWGFDFEILYIARLLGLKIKEVGVKWKADSDSRVQSGDYIRTFKELLKVKLTKYESLDDNDLFSREFLWYFFIGIAGIFVDFAVSAIFKEIMRIDALWANLAGMHAGIINNFIWNRELNFKQKDKLLMRFISFYTVGLFGIALGSFIVYILHSMVGYNFYTVKIFSTVIVSLIQFFLNKAVSFRKI from the coding sequence GTGAAACTGATTAATATAATAATTTCTTGTCTTAATGAGGAACGAAGGTTAATTCCAACACTGGAAGCCTATGTCGAATTTCTCTCACAAAATAAAACAAAACTTTCCGGATTTGATATAAAACTATACATTGTAAATGATGGTTCTATAGATCATACAGCTGAAGTTGCTAAGGAATTCATTCAAAAGCATAGTCTTTCTGCTGAGGTTTTTACATACAAAAAGAACCGAGGAAAGGGATTTGGGATAAAGTACGGTATGTTAACCTCACGAGATGCAGACCTTTATTACATGGCAGATTCCGATCTGTCGAGTCCATGGGAAACGCTTATAAAGCTTATCGAATCGATATCCGAGTCTGATTATGCAATTGCTATTGGATCTCGTTATTTAAAAACTTCCGACACTGATAATACCCTTGTTCGAAAACTTTTTAGTAGGATAAGTTGGTTTTTAACATTTTTCATTTTAGGGCTAAACTATAACGATACCCAGTGTGGATATAAACTTTTTACAAGATCAGCACTTTCTGTCTTTAAGTATCAAACAATAAATCGATGGGGTTTTGACTTTGAAATCTTGTATATTGCCAGGCTTTTAGGTTTGAAAATCAAAGAGGTCGGAGTAAAATGGAAGGCTGACTCGGATAGCAGGGTACAGTCAGGTGACTACATAAGAACCTTTAAAGAGTTATTAAAAGTAAAACTTACAAAATACGAAAGTCTTGATGACAATGACCTGTTTTCACGCGAGTTTTTGTGGTATTTCTTTATCGGAATTGCAGGTATTTTTGTGGACTTTGCCGTGTCGGCTATATTTAAGGAGATTATGCGTATCGATGCTTTGTGGGCAAATCTAGCAGGGATGCATGCAGGAATAATTAACAACTTTATTTGGAATCGAGAGCTTAACTTCAAACAAAAAGACAAATTGCTTATGCGATTTATAAGTTTTTATACAGTGGGTCTTTTCGGAATTGCATTAGGTTCATTCATCGTGTATATATTGCACAGCATGGTGGGTTACAATTTTTATACAGTAAAGATATTTTCGACGGTTATTGTCTCACTTATTCAATTTTTCCTAAACAAGGCCGTATCCTTTAGAAAAATCTAG